One Campylobacter sputorum genomic window, GTCCGCGAGATTCACCAGAATGCTTTACCTTCCATAAATTGGAATTATATCAGATTTTATATAAATTTTAGTTTGATTTTAGTAAAGTTAGTAAATGGTTTTTGGGGCAGATTATGAGATACATGATTTTATTTTTGGTGCCTTTTTTTATTTGTGCTTGTTCAACTTTGCCGCCTGCTTTAAATATACTTAGTGTTTTTGATCTATATTCTTCGTCACAAGATAGCAGAGATATCTACATACAAACAAAAGATAAAATCATAAAAACAAATATCCAATCACAAATTTTAGCCCATAAAACTCTAAGCAATTATGACATAGATGTAGAAAGTTTTTATGGCGAAGTTTTGTTGATAGGGGAGATAAATACCAAAAATGATGAACAAAAAGCTATAGATATTGCAAAAAGTGTTTCTGGAGTAAATAAGATAAGAACTTTTTTAAT contains:
- a CDS encoding BON domain-containing protein, with amino-acid sequence MRYMILFLVPFFICACSTLPPALNILSVFDLYSSSQDSRDIYIQTKDKIIKTNIQSQILAHKTLSNYDIDVESFYGEVLLIGEINTKNDEQKAIDIAKSVSGVNKIRTFLIPKNANSCSIYENNSILLKLKKEFYTDNVVKGSTIRVNVIQCKVILSGVVNTTNELKHIMWYSTHVDNVDEVYSFIHVFEELKNKKD